CAGATGGAGCCGATAAAGAATTCTCTTAGCCTCCCTCTGACGAGGGAGGTGGGTCGCCAAAGCGACTCGGAGGGAGAGATTTATCCAAAAAGCGACATCTCCTCGTCGCTTCCTTAAACCTCAAACCTCTTTCCTCACGCCCTATACTATTTCCTTTATAAAACCCTAGCCTCGCCTCTGTAAATCAATCCTGCGATTGGGTCTACAGTTATAGTTTCACCATCTTCAAGTACATTTGTGGCATCTTTTACTCCTACTATAGCAGGTTTTCCGAAGTGTAGTGCTACGATAGCTGCATGTGAAGTAAGTCCACCTTCCTCAACTACTATAGCTTTACATCTTTCAATGTACTCAACTAAATCTTTATCTGTAGATCTTGCTACTAGAATCATTCCATCTTCAAATTTACTTTGTATTTCCTCTCTAGTGCTGCCTATGCAAACAGATCCACTTACAGATCTCTTACCAATTCCAAGACCCTTGGCAACAATATCTCCAACTGTGTGTACTTTTATTAGGTTAGTGGTTCCCCCAACTGCTACAGGGATACCTGCTGTTATAACTATTAAGTTTCCTTCTTTAACATATCCGGCATTAAGTGCAGAATGAATTGAGCTTTCAATAACTTCATCTGTTAATTCGGTTTTCTTGGATAAGACAGGGAAAACTCCCCAAACTAAGGATAAACTTCTCATTACCTCTTCGGTATAAGTTGCTGCGATTATCGGTGCATGAGGTCTAAATTTAGCGATGTGTTTAGGTGTTCCACCTGTAGCTGTCGCTGTCAATATAGCAGCTGCACCTAATTGTTCAGCGATATAACAACTGGAACGAGAAATTGAATTTGTAGTAGTATTGATAACCCAGTCTTTTCTGGCATTTACAGAATCCAAAAACTCTTTTGATTCCTCAGTGGTAAGGGCTATATCATGCATAGTATGAACAGCTTCTAAAGGATACTTCCCTGCTGCAGTTTCACCTGAAAGCATAATCGCATCAGTACCATCAAGAATCGCATTCGCAACATCCGTTACTTCCGCTCTCGTTGGTCTCGGGTTTCTGATCATTGAGTCAAGCATTTGAGTTGCGGTGATTACAGGTTTTGAAGCCATATTTGTAAGTCTGATGATTTTCTTCTGAACAATAGGCATGGTTTCAGTTCTTATCTCGACCCCTAAATCTCCCCTGGCAACCATTATTCCATCAGATGCCTGGATTATTTCTTCTAGATTTTCAACACCTTCTTCGTTCTCAATCTTGGCAATAATACCAACATTGGCACCATTATTCTCTTCCAATACTTTTCTAATATCCAAAACGTCTTCAGCTTTTCTGATAAAGGAAGCCGCAATAAAATCTACACCATGCTTTATTCCAAATTGTATATCAGAAACATCTCTTGGGGTCATGGCAGGTAAATTAATTGACACAGAAGGAACATTTACACCTTTTTTATCCTTAATAACTCCATAGTTTTTAGCCATACAGACTATATCAGTTCCGTCAGCAACTTCTATTACTTCCAGCTCAACAAGACCGTCGTCTATAAGTATCCTATCTCCTATTTTTACATCCTTTGGAAGTCCTTCGTAAGTAATAGAAACAATATCTTGATTTCCGTCTACTTCTCTGGTTGTCAGCGTAAACTTGTCACCTAATTTAAGATTTACTTCACCTGTTGAGAAGTTTTTTAGTCTTATTTCAGGCCCCTTAGTATCAAGCATGATAGCAACTGGAACACCTAGTTCTTCTCTTGCCTTCTTGATATTGTTTATCCTTACTTCATGTTCTTCATGAGAACCATGCGAAAAGTTTAACCTGCAGACATTCATCCCTGCATTCATCAAATTCTTTAACATCTCTACTGAATCCGAAGCAGGTCCAATAGTACATACTATTTTTGTTTTCTTATCCATATACCCTCCTATTATTTACTCATTAAATGGATAACTCTCTGGCTATCTCGAACAGCCCGGTATTTAATTTATGCTCGATACCGACCGCTTCTATTAAATCCATCTCAAAGACTTTATTGCAACTCATACCGAGTGCCAATCCTGATTTTTCTTCCATTAAAAGCTTTACAGCTCTATTTCCCATTTGACTTGCAAGTAATCTGTCAAACGCCGACGGGTTGCCACCTCTTTGAATATGTCCTAAGACAGTGACCTTTGTGGTTACATCGGTTTTTTCTTGTACCTCTTTTGCCAATTCATAAGCATTACCGACGCCTTCAGCCAAAATAATAATATGGTGTAGCTTTCCTCTTTTCTTACCGCTTATAACCTTATCAGTTATTTCGTCAATATTAAAGTCAATTTCAGGAACTACTATAGACTCAGCACCACCTGCTAGTCCTGCATAAAGTGCTATATCACCACAATGTCTACCCATGACCTCTATCACATTTCCTCTACCATGAGATGAAGAAGTGTCTCTTATCTTACTTATTGCATCTACTACAGTTTCTACAGCGGTGTAAAATCCGATAGTATAATCGGTATACCCCATGTCATTATCGATTGTACACGGAATCCCAATAGCCTTGATTCCCTTTACACTTAACTCCTTGGCTCCTCTGAAAGAACCATCTCCACCCATTACAATTACGCTATCAATACCGAAATCCTTTAAGATATCTATAGCTTTCTTTTGTCCTTTTTCCGTCCTGAAATCTTCGCTTCTTGCACTACCGAGAATCGTACCTCCCCTTTGGATAATGTCAGCAACCGAAGAAACATTCATCTCGTAAATATCTCCTCTGATTAAACCGTCAAATCCAAATCTGATTCCCATGACTCTGATACCGTTATATACACATGTTCTAACGATAGCCCTGATACAAGCGTTCATTCCGGGAGCATCTCCACCACTTGTCAACAACCCGATTGTCTTCATAAATTCCTCCAATTATTGTAAAATCACATTCTTTGAACCATAACTCATCTTTAAACTTTCTATTAACTCCCTATTTTCTACATCTACCCATAAGTTCTCAGCAGTACACTCAGCCACCTTCTCTTTTGCATAATAGATAATGACAGGTGATTTGCCGGGATACTTAGATAGTAAATCAATAAGTCCCAATTTCTTCTCATCGTTCTTTTCCACAAACTTTAAATATACCGATTTAATATTTTCTTCCGCTTTAGAAATTCTATCTAATATCATTTTCGGATTTTCATTTTCACTTATGGTAAGTCTGCCCTCAAGTTTAACCACGGTATCTTCCTTTAAAATCGTTCTATACTCCTCAAACAGCTTTGGAAATACCACTATTTCGATAACACCAAACTCGTCCTCTACATCAAGGAAACTCATCTGTTGATTTGTTCTTGTAATCTTGTCATTTCTTGCAGTAATCAGACCGACAACACAAACTCTTTTATTATCATATTTGTCTTGTAGTTCTTGAAAATCATCAATTTCTGTAATAGTTGACATTTTAAAAGTAGAATACTTTTTAATACTATTTGAGTAAGAACTTAGCGGATGATCGGTTATATAAAGACCTGTTAGTTCTTTTTCCATTTGCAATAATAAATTATTACTGAACTCAGGTAAAATAAACTCAGGTTCCAAATTATCTTCTTCAGGTATATCATCCAGTAAAAACATCTGACCTTCAATATTTCTCCTGGAATCATTCAGTACAGAATCTATAGTCTTTTCAAACATTGAAATCAAAGTAGCCCTATTTATACCGGTCGACTTAAAAGCACCAACCCTTATCAACGACTCTATAGCCTTTTTATTAATCAAATGTCTGTTCTCTTTGTCCATCCTCTGCACAAAATCAATAAAACTGGTAAATGGACCGCCTGACTTCCTGCAATTTATAATTGCATCTACAAAAGCTGCCCCCACATTCTTAACTGCTACCATTCCAAATCTAATTTTAGATCCATCTACAGAAAAATTCTTATACGAGTGATTTATATCCGGTGGCAATATTTCAATTTTAAGCCTCTTACACTCTTGTATATAAAGTGATATCTGAGAAGTCTGACCCATAACGGATGACATAAGTGCAGCCATAAACTCAGTAGGATAAAAAGTTTTTAACCATGCAGTTTGCATAGCCACATAGGCATAAGCCGCAGAATGAGATTTATTAAAAGCATACTTTGCAAAATCTATCATCAAATCATAAATCTTATTTCCGCTTTTTTCATCAACACCACGTCTAATGCAGCCATCAACAACAATATTACCGGCTTCATCGACTTCACCATATATAAACCTCTTACGCTCCTCCTCCATGACATGCATATCTTTTTTACCCATTGCACGCCTTAACAAATCAGCTCCACCAAGAGTATATCCTGCCAATTTTTGAACTATTTGCATAACCTGCTCTTGATAGACAATGGTACCATAGGTAACATTGAGTATAGGCTCTAAAGAAGGATGGATGTATTTTATATTGTCAGGATTGTGTTTACAAGCAATATAAGTTGGAATCTCGTTCATAGGACCAGGCCTGAACAGGGAGTTTGCAGCAATTAAATCATCAAAAACCGATGGCTTAAGTTCCTTCAAGAAAGCTCTCATCCCTGCCGACTCAAACTGGAATATTCCAAGAGTCTCTGCATTGGTAAACATCTCCATGACCTTAGGATCGTTTAAATCAATTGCATTTATATCAATTTCCACGCCGTGTACATTCTTAACCAGTCTTAGAGTATTATCTATAACCGTTAGAGTTCTTAGACCAAGGAAATCCATTTTTAATAACCCAAGCTGTTCAAGTTCTATCATATTGAACTGAGTAGTCAAAACATCTTGGTTTCTGGATAGAGGCACATAATCTGTAACAGGATCTTTTGAAATAACGACACCTGCTGCATGAGTAGAAGTATGTCTTGGCATACCTTCTATTGCATTGGCGTAGTCGATCAGCCTCTTTATCTCTTCATCCCCATCATATTCAGCTTTAAGCTCTCTACTTAACTCGAGTGCACCATCTATAGTAATCCCCAGCTGCATAGGTATCATCTTTGCAATCCTGTCTACAAGTGCATAAGGCATATCGAAAACCCTGCCTACATCCCTGATTGCTCCCCTTGCAGCCATAGTACCGAAAGTGACAATCTGAGCCACATGGTCTTCACCGTATTTCTTTATAACATAATCTATTACTTCATCTCTTCTCTCATAACAAAAATCTATGTCTATATCCGGCATAGAGATCCTTTCCGGATTTAAAAACCTTTCAAAGAGCAAATTATATTTAAGAGGGTCGATAGAAGTTATATCGAGCGCATAGGAAACAATACTTCCTGCAGCTGAACCTCTACCAGGTCCAACAGGGATATCCTTCTCTTTCGCATACCTTATAAAATCCCATACGATAAGAAAATAATCCACATATCCCATATTCTCGATTACTTTTAACTCTGTTTCTGCCCTGTCCTTTATATCATCATTTAACTCACCGTATTTTTTAAAAAGTCCATTATAAGTGAGTTCTCTCAGATAGCCCTTATTGTCAAAACCTTTAGGAGCTTCAAAATGTGGTAAATGAAGTTCTCCAAATACAATCTCCACATTACATCTATCCGCGATACTAAGAGTATTCTCTAAAGCACCGGGATACTCTCCCAGTATTTCATACATTTCATCATAGGTTTTTAAATAGAATTCTTCAGTAGGAAATTTCATCCTGTTTGGTTCATCCAGAGTTTTTCCGGTTTGAATACAAAGCAGTACATCATGTATAGTAGAATCATTTTTCTCTACATAGTGAACATCATTACTTGCAACCATAGGTATCCCGGTTTTTTTATGAATTTCAAATAGAAGTTTATTAACTAATTTTTGTTCACTTATTCCGTGATCTTGGAGCTCCAAAAAGAAATTATCCTCTCCAAAGATGCTTCTGTATTCTAAACTCACCTCTAAAGCATCCTCAAACCTGTCAGATAATAATAATTGCTGAATTTCTCCGGCTAAACAAGCGCTGGTTGCTATTATACCCTTACTATACTTGGACAGGATACTTTTATCTACACGAGGTCTGTAATAATAACCATTTACATATCCCTCGGATACAATTTTCATTAAATTCTTAAAACCTTCATCAGTTTCTGCCAAAAGTATAAGATGATGCTGCTCTTTATCTACAGTACTCTTATCGAGATAACTTTTTTCAGCCACATACACTTCGCAACCGAGTATAGGTTTTATATTATGTTTTAAACATGTCTTATAAAACTGAATAATACCAAACATTGAACCATGGTCGGTGATTGCAAGCGAACTCATTCCTTTCTTGCTCGCACTCTTTACCAGCTTCTCGATTGGCGAATAACCGTCTAATAAACTATATTCAGTATGGACATGAAGATGTGTAAAATCATTCATAGATTTCCTCCCATTGATATTTTATCACATCTACCCTAATAAAGCTTTCCCATTATCTATTTTATATGCTAAAATATAGTAGATTATAAATTAAATAATAAAGTCCAAAAATCTTATCATAAAATGGAAATTTAATGAATAGATTTTTTTATTGTGACTTGAGAAAGGATGAATAAATTGCTTAAGGATTATGTATTAGTAACAAATAACAAAAAAGTATACGATACCTACTCAGACGAATTCAATGTTGAACATATAGAAGGTATGGATTATAGCGCTGTGCTGAATAGATGTAGAGAGCTTATACATACCGGATACATCATGGAAACCCATCCCCTATCAGGTAGTATAAAGCCTAATGAGACACCGTTTAAAACAGTCTTATTATCAGCTCCGTCAAGTGATGAGATAAGTACAGATACTCAGAGTCTTCTTATAATAGAAGATGCCATTGCAACATATGAAAAATTCTTGTTAAATAGACCGACTCCAAACTGGATTGGTAGAGCAGTAGAAGATTTTATGACCATAGATCTTTCGTTAATAAAACCGGTAATGGAAAAATTATTTTAACCGAAAAATGTTGAGGACTAAGCCTCAACATTTTTATTTTTAATCTCATCGGCAATAGAAATAATCTTATTCATTCTATTGTTAACAGTTGACTTGGCAACAGGCTTCTCTAACATCTCACCTAAGAACTTAAGCGACTCCTCCGGATACTCCAACCTCAGTTCTGCCAATTCTCTAAGGTTTGGCGGCAAATCATCCAGACCTTTTTCTCTTTTTATTAACTCAATCGCATCTATTTGTCTAACAGCTGCATCTATTATTTTACTTATATTTGCAGTTTCTGCATTTACAATACGATTTACATTATTTCTTAAATCCCTCATAACTCGAACATTTTCCAGTTCAAGTCTTGCATTATTTGCTCCTATTAAGCTTAGAAACTCTGTAATGATTTCGCTATCCTTTAAATAATACACGAACTGGCTTTTTCTCATAGTCAATCTTGCTATTATATCGAGTTCCTTTGAAATATCTATAAGCAAATTACCGGTTTGCTCTGAATTTACTACAATCTCAAGATGGTATGTCTTGTTAGGATCCGTTACAGAACCTGCACCTAGAAACGCACCTCTTAGGAAAGCCCTCTTGTCAACTATTGATGTCGGATAAAAATTCTTGTCCGGATTCATCACTGAATCAAGTGCAAATAGTGAAGGATCAAAACCTGTATCCTCTAATAGAAACCTTGATATCTCTTCATCATTTATATGCAAAATATAAAAAGATTTTTTTCTAAGCTGATCATTTCTGGTTACCCTGATTTCTGAATCATATCCATACAAGGACTTTATAATCCTAAAAATCCTTCTGGCTGTTGGACTGCTCTCTGTTGCAAACTTAAGAGTTAATTCATCCCTAAAGGATATAGTGATAGTTGCATTAGTTCTGACCAAAGCTGCCAATTCAGACAAATTACAGGATTTAGAACCGGTTTCTAAATTAGCAACCTCGTTCTTTGTGTCGACTGAAAATGACATTTTGTCACCTCATTTCAAAAATTTCTGGATAACTCCACGGCTTTTCTTACCATATTTTTTTCTGCTTCGTGCTTAAGTTTCTCTATTACCTTTTCGGAATCCATAAACACAGCTTCCATAAAACCTTCTTCTTTTTGGGGTGTTGCTCCAATAGTTTCTTTAGAAGTCATTAAATAATAGTGAACAGTTTTATTAACCCTTTTACCATTACCATGTACATAAGTGTACTTTAAATAGCCTATATACTTTTTTATCTCTCCAACTACGCCAGCTTCTTCGTAGACCTCTCTAATAGCTGCTTCTTCACTGGATTCATTTCCTTCTAATCTCCCTTTTGGAAGGACCCAGTCTCCTTGATACTTTCTTAAAGTAAGGACAGTATCGCCTACGACTACAACGCCACCGGCACTAATCTCTTCCATTTCTACCTCCATTTGATGATTTACTTCCAAATTAATTAATAATTAATCGCATTGAAAATTCTTGATACAATACTATTATTATACACCAAATCGGCTCACTGTCCAATGTTCAAATGTATCTATAGCATCAAAAAACGTTAATTTTACAAATTATTAAACTCCTTAAGTAATTAATCGAACCTTCTTGTCATCTTATAACTTTTTGTTATATATTCACGTTAATAAATAAACGTTATCTTGAAAATCAAGAGCTTAAGTGATAATATGGTTAATATAAAATACTATTGGATGTCAATTTAACAAATGTTAAAGAATAAATCTTTTTTATTTTATTGTAAAAACCTATTCTTTGACAGCTTATGACATCTATAACAGGAGGATATATGGACAAAATATTAGAGTATACATTGGAATTTATGAAAAAACTTCTTTTAACCCCCAGTCCTACAGGCTATACAGATGAAGCCATTGAGCTTGTAAAAAGTGAATTTGAAAAACTTGGTATTGAAAACCACTTAACCTACAAGAGAGCTTTAGTTGCTACAATCCCCGGAGAATCCGATGATGCTATAACTTATAGCGGTCATGTAGATACCCTCGGAGCGATGGTAAAACAAATTAAATCAGACGGAAGACTAGTTTTCCATAGGATTGGCGGCTACCCTTTCAACACCATCGAAGGCGAATATGTAGTTGTAAAAACTATGAATGGTGACGAATACACAGGTACAATTACCCTGAACAACTCATCCGTCCATGTTCATCCTGAAGAAATATCCAAATGCGAAAGAAACGCCGACACCATGTCAATTAAACTGGATGAATTAGTTGAAAATGATGAAGATGTAAGAAAACTAGGTATTGAAATAGGAGATTTTGTATTTCTAGATACAAGAACAGTGTTCACAAAAAGCGGATTTATTAAATCAAGACATCTTGATGACAAAGCCGGAGTCGCTTGTATCCTGGGCTTTGCAAAGGAATTAGTTGAGAAAGGTATAAAACCAAAAAGAACAATAAACTTCTTAATCTCCAACTACGAAGAAGTCGGCCATGGTGCAAGTGTAATCCCTGAAAACACCAAAGATTTTATTGCCGTAGACATGGCAGCCCCTGACACCGGTCAAAGCTCTCTTGAAACTCATGTAACTATTTGCGCAATGGATTCAAGCGGCGCTTACGACCTTCACATCCGTAACCAACTAGTAGAACTTGCAAAAAAAGCTGATATAGACTATGTAATAGACATCTATCCCTTCTACGGTTCTGACGGATCTGCAGCACTAAGAGCAGGCCATGAAATCAGAGTCGGCTTAATCGGCCCCGGAGTTTCAAGTTCTCACACATTTGAAAGAACACATAAAAAAGCAATAGAAAACACAATTAAATTAATGCTGGAATATGCGCTGGCGTAAACAAGTAGAGCATCGTTAAAAAGGCGATGCTCTTTTATTATTTATGAAGTGGATAAGTTGGTGTGTGGGTAATTAGTTGGAATTTCCCAAATTCCTTCTTGGTATATCTCTCCCTCCGACTTTGTTTCACAAACCCACCTCCCTCGTCAGATGGAGGCTCTCAAAGACTTATTTCATGTCAAAATGTCAAATACATAAATAACAAATAGAGAAGGTAAAACTCTTATGTATACCTGTCCTTTTTTAATAAAGCGCTGATAAAAGATCAAACAGATTGGCAGTCACTTAGCCTCCATCTGACGAGGGAGGTGGGTCGCCTAAGCGACTCGGAGGGAGAGAAATACAAAAAGCGACATCTTCACGTCGCTACCTTAAAAATCTTTCTTCAATATCACTCCCCCATGCAACTCTGAAATATAGAACACTTTATGCTATTATATAGTTATGACAATAATAAACAAATCATGAAATGGAGGAAATAATTGCTTGATTATAACAAGAATAACATTAAACTAGCAAAAGATTTAAGGAAAAACATGACACCATGGGAAAGGAAACTGTGGTATGAATTCTTAAAAGATTACCCATTAAGATTTCAGCGACAGAAGGCCATTGGCAATTACATAATTGACTTCTATTGCGCTAAAGCAAAACTTTGCATTGAACTGGACGGAGGAGAACATTATCAAACAGAACAGCTAGAAAAAGACAAACGACGTACTCTTGAGTTAGAGAGTTTCGGTTTAACTGTCTTCAGGATAAGCAATCTGGATATAGACAGAAACTTCACCGGTGTTTGTGAGGCGATAGATAGAAGGGTTAAAGAAGCTTCTCTTTCGGTGGATTAAGTAGTGGTGATGGTTTGGTATAAAATATAACAGTTGGAATTCTGTAAATTCCTTCTTGGTATGTCTCTCCCTCAGTCAGCTGAGCTGACAGCTCACAGGTGGAGGTGGATAGTCGTGTGGGTTTGGGCGTGAGTTTAAAATATAGCAGTAGAATTCTTTGAATTCTTCTTTGTATATCTCTCCCTCAGTCAGCTGAGCTGACAGCTCCCTCGTCAGATGGAGCCAAAAGAGAATTCCCAATAACGAAGTGATTGGCTAGAATTCGACTGCCGGCAGATGGAGCCTAAAAAATTAAAAGCATCGCCTTTCGGCGATGCTCTATTTTACTTTTTCAATTATTTTTCTACTGACTTCTTCAGCATTATGTCTAACATAATTGTGCTTAATATCGACAAAGTCCCCGGTTATAACCTTCGTACCCATATCTTCAATTATTTTAATTTCTTCATCATTTATATACACAGGAGATGAAGAATCCTTATATTTATACTTTAGTTTTACTTCTGCCGGTATCTCAGTTGTATTCACCAAGATATAATCGATAAAATTCTTGCCACAATGAGTTATTATT
The sequence above is a segment of the Peptoniphilaceae bacterium AMB_02 genome. Coding sequences within it:
- a CDS encoding DNA polymerase III subunit alpha; its protein translation is MNDFTHLHVHTEYSLLDGYSPIEKLVKSASKKGMSSLAITDHGSMFGIIQFYKTCLKHNIKPILGCEVYVAEKSYLDKSTVDKEQHHLILLAETDEGFKNLMKIVSEGYVNGYYYRPRVDKSILSKYSKGIIATSACLAGEIQQLLLSDRFEDALEVSLEYRSIFGEDNFFLELQDHGISEQKLVNKLLFEIHKKTGIPMVASNDVHYVEKNDSTIHDVLLCIQTGKTLDEPNRMKFPTEEFYLKTYDEMYEILGEYPGALENTLSIADRCNVEIVFGELHLPHFEAPKGFDNKGYLRELTYNGLFKKYGELNDDIKDRAETELKVIENMGYVDYFLIVWDFIRYAKEKDIPVGPGRGSAAGSIVSYALDITSIDPLKYNLLFERFLNPERISMPDIDIDFCYERRDEVIDYVIKKYGEDHVAQIVTFGTMAARGAIRDVGRVFDMPYALVDRIAKMIPMQLGITIDGALELSRELKAEYDGDEEIKRLIDYANAIEGMPRHTSTHAAGVVISKDPVTDYVPLSRNQDVLTTQFNMIELEQLGLLKMDFLGLRTLTVIDNTLRLVKNVHGVEIDINAIDLNDPKVMEMFTNAETLGIFQFESAGMRAFLKELKPSVFDDLIAANSLFRPGPMNEIPTYIACKHNPDNIKYIHPSLEPILNVTYGTIVYQEQVMQIVQKLAGYTLGGADLLRRAMGKKDMHVMEEERKRFIYGEVDEAGNIVVDGCIRRGVDEKSGNKIYDLMIDFAKYAFNKSHSAAYAYVAMQTAWLKTFYPTEFMAALMSSVMGQTSQISLYIQECKRLKIEILPPDINHSYKNFSVDGSKIRFGMVAVKNVGAAFVDAIINCRKSGGPFTSFIDFVQRMDKENRHLINKKAIESLIRVGAFKSTGINRATLISMFEKTIDSVLNDSRRNIEGQMFLLDDIPEEDNLEPEFILPEFSNNLLLQMEKELTGLYITDHPLSSYSNSIKKYSTFKMSTITEIDDFQELQDKYDNKRVCVVGLITARNDKITRTNQQMSFLDVEDEFGVIEIVVFPKLFEEYRTILKEDTVVKLEGRLTISENENPKMILDRISKAEENIKSVYLKFVEKNDEKKLGLIDLLSKYPGKSPVIIYYAKEKVAECTAENLWVDVENRELIESLKMSYGSKNVILQ
- a CDS encoding endonuclease domain-containing protein, producing MLDYNKNNIKLAKDLRKNMTPWERKLWYEFLKDYPLRFQRQKAIGNYIIDFYCAKAKLCIELDGGEHYQTEQLEKDKRRTLELESFGLTVFRISNLDIDRNFTGVCEAIDRRVKEASLSVD
- a CDS encoding GrdX family protein, which codes for MNKLLKDYVLVTNNKKVYDTYSDEFNVEHIEGMDYSAVLNRCRELIHTGYIMETHPLSGSIKPNETPFKTVLLSAPSSDEISTDTQSLLIIEDAIATYEKFLLNRPTPNWIGRAVEDFMTIDLSLIKPVMEKLF
- the pfkA gene encoding 6-phosphofructokinase; protein product: MKTIGLLTSGGDAPGMNACIRAIVRTCVYNGIRVMGIRFGFDGLIRGDIYEMNVSSVADIIQRGGTILGSARSEDFRTEKGQKKAIDILKDFGIDSVIVMGGDGSFRGAKELSVKGIKAIGIPCTIDNDMGYTDYTIGFYTAVETVVDAISKIRDTSSSHGRGNVIEVMGRHCGDIALYAGLAGGAESIVVPEIDFNIDEITDKVISGKKRGKLHHIIILAEGVGNAYELAKEVQEKTDVTTKVTVLGHIQRGGNPSAFDRLLASQMGNRAVKLLMEEKSGLALGMSCNKVFEMDLIEAVGIEHKLNTGLFEIARELSI
- the pyk gene encoding pyruvate kinase, with protein sequence MDKKTKIVCTIGPASDSVEMLKNLMNAGMNVCRLNFSHGSHEEHEVRINNIKKAREELGVPVAIMLDTKGPEIRLKNFSTGEVNLKLGDKFTLTTREVDGNQDIVSITYEGLPKDVKIGDRILIDDGLVELEVIEVADGTDIVCMAKNYGVIKDKKGVNVPSVSINLPAMTPRDVSDIQFGIKHGVDFIAASFIRKAEDVLDIRKVLEENNGANVGIIAKIENEEGVENLEEIIQASDGIMVARGDLGVEIRTETMPIVQKKIIRLTNMASKPVITATQMLDSMIRNPRPTRAEVTDVANAILDGTDAIMLSGETAAGKYPLEAVHTMHDIALTTEESKEFLDSVNARKDWVINTTTNSISRSSCYIAEQLGAAAILTATATGGTPKHIAKFRPHAPIIAATYTEEVMRSLSLVWGVFPVLSKKTELTDEVIESSIHSALNAGYVKEGNLIVITAGIPVAVGGTTNLIKVHTVGDIVAKGLGIGKRSVSGSVCIGSTREEIQSKFEDGMILVARSTDKDLVEYIERCKAIVVEEGGLTSHAAIVALHFGKPAIVGVKDATNVLEDGETITVDPIAGLIYRGEARVL
- the whiA gene encoding DNA-binding protein WhiA, which produces MSFSVDTKNEVANLETGSKSCNLSELAALVRTNATITISFRDELTLKFATESSPTARRIFRIIKSLYGYDSEIRVTRNDQLRKKSFYILHINDEEISRFLLEDTGFDPSLFALDSVMNPDKNFYPTSIVDKRAFLRGAFLGAGSVTDPNKTYHLEIVVNSEQTGNLLIDISKELDIIARLTMRKSQFVYYLKDSEIITEFLSLIGANNARLELENVRVMRDLRNNVNRIVNAETANISKIIDAAVRQIDAIELIKREKGLDDLPPNLRELAELRLEYPEESLKFLGEMLEKPVAKSTVNNRMNKIISIADEIKNKNVEA
- a CDS encoding M42 family metallopeptidase; this translates as MDKILEYTLEFMKKLLLTPSPTGYTDEAIELVKSEFEKLGIENHLTYKRALVATIPGESDDAITYSGHVDTLGAMVKQIKSDGRLVFHRIGGYPFNTIEGEYVVVKTMNGDEYTGTITLNNSSVHVHPEEISKCERNADTMSIKLDELVENDEDVRKLGIEIGDFVFLDTRTVFTKSGFIKSRHLDDKAGVACILGFAKELVEKGIKPKRTINFLISNYEEVGHGASVIPENTKDFIAVDMAAPDTGQSSLETHVTICAMDSSGAYDLHIRNQLVELAKKADIDYVIDIYPFYGSDGSAALRAGHEIRVGLIGPGVSSSHTFERTHKKAIENTIKLMLEYALA
- a CDS encoding NUDIX domain-containing protein, translating into MEEISAGGVVVVGDTVLTLRKYQGDWVLPKGRLEGNESSEEAAIREVYEEAGVVGEIKKYIGYLKYTYVHGNGKRVNKTVHYYLMTSKETIGATPQKEEGFMEAVFMDSEKVIEKLKHEAEKNMVRKAVELSRNF